A window of Dehalococcoidia bacterium genomic DNA:
GCGCGGCTCGGCATCCGCCTGCTGGAAGCACGGCCGGACCCGCGGGCGAACGTGGCGGAGTTGGCGGTGGCGGCGATCGTGGTCGGCGTAGGGCGCGGCGTGGGCGGGCCGGAACACCTGCCGGCGATCCATGCGCTTGCGGCCGAACTGCACGCCGAGGTCGGCGCCACGCGCGTGGTCACGGACCTGGGCTGGCTGCCGCGTCAGCGCCAGATCGGCCTCACCGGGCGCGCGATCGCGCCCGCGCTCTATCTCGCCGTGGGGGTGAGCGGCAGCTTCAACCACATGGTCGGCGTGCTGAAGGCGGGCACAATCGTCGCGGTCAACAGCAGCCCGCGGGCGCCGATCGCGAAGACGGCCGATTACACGATCACGGGCGACTGGGCCGTGGTCGTGCCGGCACTGACGGCGGCGCTGGCGCGGGCGCGGGGCGCCGGGCGGCTGCCGTTATGATCAGCGTTTATGGCAGAATCGCGGCGCTGGCCTTGCTATCCGGCCCGCCGTAGCCGATCCTTGAACAGACGTGGAGTCCGCAAGGGATTACACAGAACAGCATTTCCGCTGACGGAGACTGCCGTGAACGTGTTTGCGCCGCGCCGCCGCCCTTCGCGCCCGTTGGCTGCGCTCGCCTTGCTGCTGGCGCTGCTGGTGGGCGGATTTGCGGTAGGCGCGCCGCGGCCGGCGCTGGCGTGGCTTGCCAGCGGCACCTTCTTCGCCAACGGCAGCGGCCAGGGCACGGGTGGCGCGACGACGATCACCGGACCGCAGGCCAATATCAGCATCTCCCTCGCCGGGGCGAAGCCGAACGCGAGCTACGCGATCTTCACCTGCCTGCCGCTTACGGGCGGCGACTTCTCCTGCGCGGGCAGGAACCTGCCGCCAGCCATGCAGCAGGTGCAGATCGCGCCCAAGGCGCTGGCGCCCGTGGTGCTGACGCTGGTGCAGCAGGGCATGCTGAACACCGATGACTTCGGCAACGCCAGCCTCACCCTCTCGCCGGTGAGCGTGCTGCTGCCCGACCTGCCGCGCAGCATCTACAACGCCGTGCACCTGATCAACACCACCGATGCGACCGACTCCTACACGGCGCTCGATATCCAGTCGCCGGTGCAGCCGATCGCCGGTGTCAACGCCTTCACGCCCGCCTTCATCAGCACCGCGATCGGCGTGCCGGTCTTCGTGCTGGCGCAGTTCCCCGGCTACGTCTTCCCCGTGGCGATCACGGCGCTGGGCGGCGTGCCCTTCGTGCCGGTGATCATCGTGCCGCCGACGGTGTTCGGAGGCGTGCCCTTCAGCACAACGGTGGGCCTCTGCCCCGGCACGGGGCGGGCGCCGGTGGCGCGCCCCGGCCTCAACGGCGAGATCGACCTCTTCTGCTAAGCCGCGCCCGGCTCCCGGCGGAAGCCTGATCGCTGATTCGCCGTGAGATCGGTGCGAAGGAGGATTGGCTTGAGGCGCTTGGGTGTGCTGCCAATTCTCTTTCTGCTGCTGGTGTCGGTGCTCGCCCTCGCAACCGGAAACGCAAGCATAATCCCGGACAAGCCAATTCTCTTTCTGCTGCTGGTGTCGGTGCTCGCCGGCAGCAGGCACGCGGTTGCCGATGCTGGGGTCACTCTGCTCAGCTCGTCCAGCTTCACGGACTCGATCGGTGCTTTTCACGTCGTCGGCGAAGTCAGAAACGACACTGGGCAAGCCATCGAGTTTGTCAATATCATCGGAACGTTTACCGACTCAGCAGGAAATTTTCTTGCCACGGAAGACACGTTCACGACGTTAGACGTCCTCGCAGCGGGAGACATCGCTCCATTCGATCTCCTTCTCACGACTCCGCCTGCTGGAATCAGCCAATACTCCTTGCAGACTCAATGGGAGCCGGCCTCAGATGTGCCGTTTCAGGGCATCTCGCTGGTGGGCGACGCTCGTGTGAGCCTGGATTCGATAGGCTTCACGCATATTGCCGGCCAGGTGCGGAATGATGGCAGCGCGCCGGCAAAGTTCGTGCAGATCATTGCAACTTTCTATGCGGCGGACGGCACGGTGGTTGGCACGGACTTTACCTTCGCCTCTCTTGATACTATCCAACCCGGCCAGGTCTCTCCGTACGAACTGGTCACGGAACCGACACGGCCGTACTCAAACTACCGACTGCAAGTTCAGGCCGAGAGTAGCTGATCGTTCGCCCGTCTTACCTTGCCATGCGCCCCGCCGTGTCGGTGCTGATGCATTATCGGCAGTACACTGTCCGCGAAGGGGGCTGCTTCCAGATCGCGCTACCGGACCGTAGCCGCCGGCGTCCCTGCCGCGCTATCCTTGCCCCCGAATGGCTGGTATGCAGCGGTGGGAGGGCGGCATGGCAGAGGCGCAGCAGAGCGATGACCGCGAGGCGGCGCTGGTCGAGGCCATGCTCGGCGTCGTCGAGCAGACGCATGGACCGCTGGACGAGGCGGCACGCGAGCAACTGCGCGAGGGACTGAAGCGCACGCGTGCGGCCGCGGCCGCCCTCTACGCCTATCCCCTGAGCAACGCCGACGAGCCGGGCACGGTTTTCCATCCCTTGCGCGCGGATTGATGGCCTGCTACGCAGCGGAGCGCCCTACCAACCCTCGAATATCGCTGGCAGTCAGCGTAGTCCCCGCGCGTGGCCCGAAGCGGCGCGCCTACAACGTCGCGGCCAGGTAGCGGCTCTCCAGCTCGGCCTGCTGCATCGCCGCGGCCGGCCCTTCGGCCACGATCTGGCCGTCGCGCAGCACGTAGACGTAGTCGGCGATGGCGAGGGCGCTGGCGACCACCTGCTCCACCATCAGCAGGGCGATGCCGCGCTCGTGCAGCAGCCGCACCCGCTCCATCAGTTGCTTTACCAGCGCCGGCGCCAGCCCGGCCGAGGGCTCGTCCAGCAGCAGCAGGCGCGGCCGGCTCATCATCGCCTGCGCCACCGCCAGCATCTGCTGCTCGCCGCCGCTGAGCGTGGAGGCGGTGTGACCGCGCTTGCGCGCCAGCACGGGAAAGAGGTCGAAGACCCAGGCGAACGCCTCGTTGCGCCAGGCGCGGTCGTGCCCGCAGAAGTCGGCGCCGATCAGCAGGTTCTCCGCGACCGTCTGGCGGCGGAAGATGCGCCGTCCCTCCGGCACATGGGCGACGCCCAGCCGCGCCCGCTCGTGCGCCGGCAGGCCGCTCACATCGCGGCCGGCCAGCAGCACCCTGCCGGCGCGCGGCCGCAGCAGGCCGGAGATCGTCGCCAGCGTCGTGGACTTACCCGCGCCGTTCGGCCCCAGCAGCAGCACGGCGCCGCCCGGCGGCACGACGAGATTGATGCCGTGCAGCACCTCGCTGCCGTGGTAGCCGGCGACGATGCGCTCGACGGCCAGCGCCGGCACCGCGCCGTCGGCCGGTGTCTGCCCCGCGGTGCCTGCCCGTGCGGCTGCATCACCCGCCAAGATACGCCTCCACCACGCGCGGGTCGTTGCGCACCGTCTCGAAGTCGCCCTCGGCCAGCACGGCGCCCGCGTCCAGCACCGTGATCGTGTCGGCCAGCTCGGAGACGAGGCCGAAATTGTGCTCCACCAGGACGATCGTCAGCCCCGCCTGCCGCAGCGACCGCACCAATGCGGCGAAGGCTTGCACCTCGCCCGCATGCAGGCCGGAGGCCGGCTCGTCCAGCAGCAGCACCCGCGGCCGGCCGGCCAGCGCCCGCGCGATCTCGACCAGCCGCTGGTGGGCGAAGGGCAACAGCCCCGCCGGCGTCTCCGCGAAGCCGCGGCCGAGGCCGACCAGGTCGAGGCAGGCGTGCGCGGTCTGCTGGAAGCGCCGCCGCTCGCGGCGCACGTGCGGCAGGGGCAGCATGCCGTCCAGCATCCAGACGTGGCCGCGGGCGTGGCAGCCGAGCATCACGTTTTCCAGCACGGAGAGTTCGGGCAGGAGCTGCTGCGTCTGGAAGGTGCGGGCGAGGCCATGACGAATGGCGCGGTAGGGCCGCCCGCGCGCCACGCGCCGGCCGAAGACGCGGATCTGGCCCGCGTCCTGGCGGTAGAAGCCGGAGGCGATGTTCAAGAGCGTGGTCTTGCCGGAGCCGTTCGGGCCGATCACCGCGTGCACCGTGCCCGGCCGCACGCGCAGCGTCACGCCGTCCAGCGCCACCGCGTCGCCGAACGATTTACGAATGCCGATCGATTCGAGCGCGAACTCGGCCTCGGTGTTCGCGCGCTCAGCGATGACGGCTTGCGCGGCAGGCGCCCGGCTGCTGGCCGGCGCTGCTGCCGGCCCTGTCGCGGCCGCGCCGGAGCGGGCGCCGCTGAACGCCAGCCGCCGCAGCCCGGCCGCCAGCGGACGCGGCACCGCCAGCACGGCGAGCGCGCCGAGGCCCGCGGCCGCCTCCCGCCCGTCGCGTCCGGCCTCGGCGCCGCTCTCCGCACCGGCGGCCGCGTAAGCATCGTAGGCGGCGCGGCCGGTGAGGCGCCGCCAGAGCCGCTGCACGCCGCCGACGATCCCTTCGGGCAGGAAGATGACCAGCAGCAGCAGCACGACGCCGTAGACCAAAAAGCTGTAGCGACGCAGCGAGGCCTGCTCGGCCAGCACCTGCGGCAGGCTGAACAGCACGGCCATGCCCACCACCGGCCCGGCCACCGTGCCGAAGCCGCCGGCCAGCACGGCCAGCAGGAAGAAGATCGAGTCGATGATCGGGAAGGCGTCGGGGTTGATCGTGCCGGGCAGCGGCGCGAACAGGCCGCCCGCCAGCCCGGCGATGAAGGCGCTGATCGCCAGCGCCGACTCGCGCACCATGAAGGGATGCACGCCCACGGCGCAGGCCGCCGGCTCGACGTCGCGCACGGCCACAAAGGCGCGGCCCCAGCGCGAGCTTTCCACCAGGTGGCGCAGCAGCAGGAAGACGAGCAAATTCACCGCGATCAAGAGATAGAGATAGCCGCGCAGATCGAGCGCCACGCCGAAGAGGTGCGGCATGGTCAGGCCGAAGATGCCCGCGCCACCGCCCGTGAGCCCGGCCTTCTGGATCTCTAAATCGTTGACCACGACCACGAGCAGCAGCGTGATCACCGAGAAGTACCAGCCCGAGAGGCGCAGCAGGATC
This region includes:
- a CDS encoding AtzG-like protein; translation: MAEAQQSDDREAALVEAMLGVVEQTHGPLDEAAREQLREGLKRTRAAAAALYAYPLSNADEPGTVFHPLRAD
- a CDS encoding ABC transporter ATP-binding protein, giving the protein MAGDAAARAGTAGQTPADGAVPALAVERIVAGYHGSEVLHGINLVVPPGGAVLLLGPNGAGKSTTLATISGLLRPRAGRVLLAGRDVSGLPAHERARLGVAHVPEGRRIFRRQTVAENLLIGADFCGHDRAWRNEAFAWVFDLFPVLARKRGHTASTLSGGEQQMLAVAQAMMSRPRLLLLDEPSAGLAPALVKQLMERVRLLHERGIALLMVEQVVASALAIADYVYVLRDGQIVAEGPAAAMQQAELESRYLAATL
- a CDS encoding FxLYD domain-containing protein; protein product: MLPILFLLLVSVLALATGNASIIPDKPILFLLLVSVLAGSRHAVADAGVTLLSSSSFTDSIGAFHVVGEVRNDTGQAIEFVNIIGTFTDSAGNFLATEDTFTTLDVLAAGDIAPFDLLLTTPPAGISQYSLQTQWEPASDVPFQGISLVGDARVSLDSIGFTHIAGQVRNDGSAPAKFVQIIATFYAADGTVVGTDFTFASLDTIQPGQVSPYELVTEPTRPYSNYRLQVQAESS
- a CDS encoding branched-chain amino acid ABC transporter ATP-binding protein/permease, with protein sequence MSVASRSARRPAGRGLGAAVVRNAPLLLGLGVLLLFLLWTRVDIGGAWSSVHRKPLFLANQLMLYMLVAIGLNLISGYVGAASIGHIALYAIGAYSVAILTVNHGWGFWPALLAGGLVAAAASLPVGLILLRLSGWYFSVITLLLVVVVNDLEIQKAGLTGGGAGIFGLTMPHLFGVALDLRGYLYLLIAVNLLVFLLLRHLVESSRWGRAFVAVRDVEPAACAVGVHPFMVRESALAISAFIAGLAGGLFAPLPGTINPDAFPIIDSIFFLLAVLAGGFGTVAGPVVGMAVLFSLPQVLAEQASLRRYSFLVYGVVLLLLVIFLPEGIVGGVQRLWRRLTGRAAYDAYAAAGAESGAEAGRDGREAAAGLGALAVLAVPRPLAAGLRRLAFSGARSGAAATGPAAAPASSRAPAAQAVIAERANTEAEFALESIGIRKSFGDAVALDGVTLRVRPGTVHAVIGPNGSGKTTLLNIASGFYRQDAGQIRVFGRRVARGRPYRAIRHGLARTFQTQQLLPELSVLENVMLGCHARGHVWMLDGMLPLPHVRRERRRFQQTAHACLDLVGLGRGFAETPAGLLPFAHQRLVEIARALAGRPRVLLLDEPASGLHAGEVQAFAALVRSLRQAGLTIVLVEHNFGLVSELADTITVLDAGAVLAEGDFETVRNDPRVVEAYLGG